One Balneola sp. DNA window includes the following coding sequences:
- a CDS encoding fused response regulator/thioredoxin-disulfide reductase: MSKPIIFAIDDDPQVIRTITRDLRSQYRNDYRILSTDSAKEALETLPELKKKGETVALFLSDQRMPQMLGVEFLEKAKEIFPEAKRVLLTAYSDMEAAISAINDVQLDYYLLKPWDPPEEKLYPVLDDQLDEWLANFKPEFRGIRLVGYQYSPKSHAIKDYLSGNLIPYRWLDIEGNEKAKELLNDHKVNTEHLPAIFFEDGSHFTDPSPKEIAKKLGRSPTASENIYDVAIIGAGPAGLAAAVYGGSEGLNTLLIEKRAPGGQAGTSSRIENYLGFPKGLSGSDLARRAITQAKRFGVEFLSPQEVVDISLTDQYKTIKMVDGFEVNAKAVVITTGVNYRKLESKGISDFTGAGIYYGAAMTEAHAFKDKKVYIVGGGNSAGQAAMYLSTFAKEVKILIRGESLVSSMSSYLIHQLDDTDNITVMPHTEIEEACGEGNLQKLILHNNEEDNRFDVEADGLFIFIGARPYTDWIKANVIKSDRGFIETGKELHRYDNFSKTWKLERQPYLLETCSPGIFAAGDVRAGAMNRVASAVGEGSMAIKYVHEYLADSNT, from the coding sequence ATGAGTAAACCCATAATTTTTGCGATTGATGATGATCCACAGGTGATACGCACCATTACCCGGGATTTGCGTAGTCAGTATCGGAATGATTATCGGATTTTAAGTACTGATTCAGCCAAAGAAGCCCTTGAAACACTCCCGGAGCTTAAGAAAAAGGGGGAGACGGTAGCTTTATTTTTAAGTGATCAGCGGATGCCACAAATGCTGGGCGTTGAGTTTTTAGAGAAGGCGAAAGAAATTTTCCCGGAAGCCAAGCGGGTTCTGCTGACTGCCTATTCCGACATGGAAGCTGCCATAAGTGCGATCAATGATGTTCAGCTGGATTACTACTTATTGAAGCCCTGGGATCCTCCCGAAGAAAAACTATACCCGGTCCTTGACGATCAGCTGGATGAATGGCTTGCCAATTTCAAACCCGAGTTTCGGGGGATTCGACTTGTGGGCTATCAATACTCTCCGAAGTCACATGCTATCAAAGATTACTTATCCGGTAACCTGATTCCCTATCGCTGGTTAGATATAGAAGGCAATGAAAAAGCGAAAGAGCTACTAAACGACCACAAAGTAAATACGGAGCATTTGCCGGCCATCTTTTTTGAAGATGGAAGTCATTTTACAGACCCATCCCCAAAAGAAATTGCAAAGAAGCTGGGTCGAAGTCCCACTGCCTCTGAGAATATTTATGACGTTGCAATTATTGGTGCGGGGCCGGCTGGCTTAGCTGCAGCTGTTTATGGAGGTTCAGAAGGGTTAAACACACTGCTGATTGAAAAAAGAGCTCCCGGTGGACAAGCTGGAACTAGCTCAAGAATTGAGAATTATCTCGGCTTTCCTAAGGGACTCAGTGGTTCTGATTTAGCCCGGCGTGCAATCACCCAAGCCAAGCGTTTTGGAGTGGAATTTTTATCCCCACAAGAAGTGGTAGATATATCACTCACCGACCAGTATAAAACCATAAAAATGGTAGATGGTTTTGAGGTAAACGCAAAAGCAGTAGTAATTACCACCGGAGTGAATTACCGAAAATTAGAGAGTAAAGGTATCTCTGATTTCACCGGTGCCGGAATTTATTATGGCGCTGCCATGACTGAAGCTCATGCTTTCAAAGATAAAAAAGTATATATCGTTGGTGGTGGGAACTCAGCAGGTCAAGCCGCTATGTATTTATCCACTTTCGCAAAAGAAGTCAAAATCTTGATTCGCGGTGAATCGCTTGTTTCCAGTATGTCTTCCTATCTAATCCATCAGCTTGATGACACAGATAACATCACAGTGATGCCACATACTGAAATCGAAGAAGCTTGCGGGGAAGGGAATCTTCAAAAACTGATCTTGCACAACAATGAGGAAGACAATCGGTTCGATGTTGAAGCTGATGGCCTATTCATTTTCATAGGTGCCCGCCCCTACACTGATTGGATTAAAGCAAATGTCATCAAGAGTGATCGTGGTTTTATTGAAACCGGCAAAGAGCTTCACCGATACGATAACTTCTCAAAAACCTGGAAGCTGGAACGCCAACCTTATCTTTTAGAAACCTGTTCTCCGGGTATCTTTGCCGCAGGTGATGTACGCGCTGGAGCAATGAACCGAGTGGCTTCTGCCGTGGGTGAAGGCTCTATGGCTATCAAATATGTCCATGAGTATTTAGCAGATTCCAATACCTGA